Proteins co-encoded in one Gossypium arboreum isolate Shixiya-1 chromosome 11, ASM2569848v2, whole genome shotgun sequence genomic window:
- the LOC108472646 gene encoding probable glycosyltransferase At3g07620 yields the protein MMISPHNDKAQHRHTSSFWSSPSLNLSLILVIPSVVLLVLVSTLVPHPSTFSPLSSPWKWRYGGHWYSSIFNGSSTDSPFMEAETDKLDPNMSFSDALLDKDIDNVTSTTRVVKRSSKLKMVEAYMARARSFIKEAARVRNLTSIHHDPDYVPHGPIYRNANAFHRSYLEMEKLFKVYVYQEGEPPMFHNGPCKSIYSSEGRFIHEVEKGKLYTTQDPDEALVYFLPFSVAMLVRYLYESESLKTDAIGRIVIDYIHVISGKYPYWNRSVGADHFMLSCHDWGPLASSYVPHLFNKSIRVLCNANTSEGFNPAKDASFPENNLLKGEADIGGLPPSRRSILAFFAGHLHGYIRYLLLNEWKDKNDPDVQVYDQLPKGVSYMSKLKNSRFCLCPSGYEVASPRIVEAIYAECVPVLISDGYVAPFSDVLNWKSFSVQIAVKDIPNIKEILMGISQRQYLRMQRRVKQVQRHFVVNPTPKRYDVFHMINHSIWLRRLNVHIQDFGVP from the exons ATGATGATAAGTCCTCATAATGACAAGGCTCAGCATAGACATACTTCATCTTTCTGGTCGTCTCCTTCATTGAATTTGAGTTTAATCCTTGTTATACCGTCGGTCGTGCTCTTAGTTCTTGTCTCTACATTGGTTCCTCACCCTTCCACTTTTTCTCCGTTGTCTTCGCCATGGAAATGGAGATATGGCGGCCACTGGTATTCTTCCATCTTCAATGGGTCCTCCACGGATTCTCCTTTCATGGAAGCTGAAACCGATAAACTTGACCCCAACATGTCTTTTTCAGATGCACTTCTTGACAAAGACATTGACAATGTTACATCCACGACAAGAGTTGTAAAGCGAAGCAGCAAGTTGAAGATGGTCGAAGCATATATGGCAAGAGCTCGATCCTTCATTAAAGAGGCTGCTCGAGTTCGGAACTTGACATCGATTCATCATGATCCGGATTATGTTCCTCATGGACCAATATACAGAAATGCGAATGCTTTCCATAG GAGTTACTTAGAAATGGAGAAGCTGTTCAAGGTTTATGTGTACCAGGAAGGAGAGCCACCAATGTTCCATAATGGTCCATGTAAGAGCATATATTCTTCGGAAGGAAGGTTCATTCATGAAGTGGAAAAGGGAAAACTTTATACAACTCAAGATCCTGATGAGGCTTTGGTTTATTTCCTTCCATTCAGTGTTGCCATGCTGGTTCGTTATCTCTACGAGTCTGAATCCCTTAAAACGGATGCTATCGGACGGATTGTCATCGACTACATCCATGTCATTTCCGGTAAATATCCTTACTGGAACCGTAGCGTTGGTGCTGACCATTTCATGCTCTCCTGCCATGATTGG GGGCCGCTTGCATCCTCCTATGTGCCTCATTTGTTCAACAAGTCCATTAGAGTTTTATGTAATGCAAACACTTCAGAAGGGTTTAATCCAGCTAAAGATGCCTCATTTCCAGAAAACAATCTCTTAAAGGGTGAAGCGGATATCGGCGGTCTTCCACCCTCTCGTCGGTCCATTCTTGCCTTTTTCGCAGGTCATCTCCACGGCTACATCCGGTACCTCCTCCTGAATGAGTGGAAAGATAAAAACGACCCGGACGTCCAAGTGTACGACCAACTTCCCAAGGGAGTTTCGTACATGTCGAAGCTGAAGAACAGCAGGTTTTGCCTATGTCCTAGCGGATACGAAGTGGCGAGCCCGAGAATTGTGGAGGCCATTTATGCAGAGTGTGTTCCGGTGTTGATTTCAGACGGCTATGTGGCGCCTTTCAGTGATGTCCTAAACTGGAAGTCCTTCTCAGTTCAGATTGCCGTCAAGGACATCCCCAACATAAAAGAGATATTGATGGGCATTTCTCAGAGACAATATCTGAGAATGCAAAGGAGAGTGAAGCAAGTTCAAAGGCATTTTGTGGTGAACCCAACGCCTAAGAGATATGATGTTTTCCATATGATTAATCACTCTATTTGGCTTAGAAGATTAAACGTTCACATTCAGGATTTTGGTGTTCCTTGA
- the LOC108474074 gene encoding uncharacterized protein LOC108474074, whose translation MASKFPDEPPCDTQGTDEGSIAFRKKRSRRVSFADREITSIHIFKRDDDYETPPDSTPKQASEPEKEVTDLFRDLVDSEDSTSGGDDEDDNDDVMSARKSFLRPIDTPSPGGSSTVGSATSNDEDNFFGPVSANFIRPGRLSDSAASDDNHDITMDSTAFSMHFRSIARSESGDFNTSTGVPLPSEEKTPFQARTSSDLESFMVLTKVGKLKSPLAVPINRDSNDMSLVGESMHRYDYGRLSPALEALLAEGSEFNAISASDSARPKLLTSAVSHGNGNDCMEPLHFGDSELCTRNNNDISGNGTSIAHNSLVEATSDTTTTLAAKILRDCSSNSKDSPVADDFVDHQTPKQLNKGDNENSEVQSVTRVLNLESIAITNGTPVNQSSEAFQLEVVRHFENGNQLPTIDRLKENFPQLHGSPLAGSIHSLSAKRQQILLDTTNSPRRMLFVTPSPKQSGSVLSKGSINEGGTVASILKSNSELKIPEPSSCTSAFSDGGPKSKLGLSDSLSSRALSFNTIMEEMNEDFQCQQENAFTNNREEKLSGVGLKQGEKDCSGLGTPKNISSLSQDGETTGLAKDEYNDKSTEIMAKITSPSKFTQSGKKATNHSLTPVDSADAALVASTFNSSPKDIAREISKDKRDTDTLYKLVSPLVNRLTEKLSSPTGHKDSLFGSLKLHNEDNIAIISRQECNSVETVPSSNNLTAKAENRTPPSAPLVDCLINTSAVKVVDERESNGFDLQNTFSTSMNFPEGPIRKLQSGGPGKNAQTAVERTQSSEHFVEEQMKASVYASPDAHARKNERSPQKSPFRKKQTRSPTSKDPSLSPCKKEMHNALHGDNMQLSVAKDVVSLNCSPNVHRIDDCLRRSNPSPVQDIQNISKRKRTSEEVACVDVQHSDNNIQMQHGLKFCKVGEKNMDHTSEYSYGSNIENERIEGVKILMNQADISLKLSADTNQLLSPCFDKLNIKMINMLEDKLLHQQKVNILELLCSEIQSQLCSAYNESCNILHKRVAETRQLLYRIVYGKAKMQLMHVKRERMLKQVELLRTGVQESQMLKLNCAKHHSVSAEKDTKLGDNSCSVTFLDNLEGAGGKVITMKREVEALEKKIKNLTKSFHIYCKIKGEQSSSGTIELVNDHLKKRTCCRFIRQDIQLWEVGDLQNRNGHHNIVLNYHGFISQSLTLNTGRGSSIFVANKLNDMNISKNFPNMDACFAFCFVFNHEPTKKYVGPKSLAQETQRTCSLLRNLLDVVEEVQIAQLEIRNMTLNSFNSPSAKQLDLQFAFIDFDSGVKVTMTLDMTCLNCGVYPSDILPYQLQTSATGTENLALSAEIKAAVGNLRSGYSRIIRICRCVSQVIQSSGR comes from the exons ATGGCCTCCAAATTCCCCGACGAACCACCATGCGATACGCAGGGAACGGACGAAGGAAGCATCGCGTTCAGGAAGAAGCGGTCGCGGCGCGTTAGCTTCGCCGACCGAGAGATCACCTCAATCCACATCTTCAAGCGCGATGATGACTACGAGACCCCGCCAGACTCTACTCCGAAGCAGGCCTCTGAACCGGAAAAGGAAGTAACGGATCTCTTTAGGGATTTGGTGGATAGTGAAGACTCCACCAGTGGTGGCGACGACGAGGATGACAACGACGACGTTATGAGTGCTAGGAAGTCGTTCTTGAGGCCGATAGACACGCCATCTCCTGGTGGAAGTAGCACAGTTGGATCTGCTACCTCCAATGATG AAGATAATTTTTTTGGACCCGTGTCTGCAAACTTTATTCGACCTGGAAGGTTATCTGATTCTGCAGCTTCAGATGATAACCATGATATCACAATGGATTCGACAGCATTTTCGATGCATTTTCGCAGCATTGCACGATCAGAATCAGGAGATTTCAATACTTCAACGGGAGTTCCTCTTCCATCTGAAGAAAAGACTCCTTTCCAAGCTAGAACATCTTCTGATCTGGAGAGTTTTATGGTGTTAACAAAAGTGGGGAAACTAAAGTCTCCATTGGCTGTACCTATTAATAGAGATTCCAATGACATGAGTCTTGTTGGAGAAAGCATGCATCGGTATGATTATGGGAGGCTCTCTCCTGCATTAGAAGCACTCTTGGCTGAAGGCAGTGAATTTAATGCCATCTCTGCTTCTGATTCTGCTAGGCCAAAATTATTAACAAGTGCTGTATCTCATGGTAATGGTAATGACTGCATGGAACCCTTGCATTTTGGGGATTCAGAGCTCTGCACccgtaataataatgatatttcgGGTAACGGCACTTCTATTGCTCATAACTCACTGGTTGAGGCAACGAGTGATACAACAACCACTCTTGCAGCTAAAATTTTGCGTGACTGCTCGTCGAACTCAAAGGATAGTCCAGTTGCTGATGATTTTGTTGATCATCAAACTCCTAAGCAGCTGAACAAA GGAGACAATGAGAATTCTGAAGTTCAGTCTGTAACACGTGTGTTAAATTTGGAGTCCATTGCTATCACTAATGGTACTCCAGTGAACCAGAGCAGTGAAGCTTTTCAGTTAGAGGTGGTCAGACATTTTGAAAATGGAAATCAGCTGCCAACTATTGATAGGCTGAAAGAAAATTTTCCTCAGCTGCATGGATCTCCATTAGCGGGGTCCATACATTCATTATCTGCTAAAAGACAACAAATTCTTCTGGATACTACTAATTCACCCAGACGTATGCTATTTGTTACTCCTTCACCAAAGCAATCAGGTTCTGTTTTGAGCAAGGGAAGTATAAATGAAGGTGGGACTGTGGCTTCCATTCTGAAAAGTAATTCTGAGTTAAAAATTCCAGAGCCTTCTTCCTGTACTTCTGCTTTCAGTGATGGAGGTCCAAAGTCAAAACTTGGATTATCAGATTCACTTTCTTCTAGAGCTTTGTCATTCAACACAATCATGGAGGAAATGAATGAGGATTTTCAGTGCCAACAGGAAAATGCCTTCACTAATAATAGAGAGGAGAAGTTGTCTGGTGTTGGTCTGAAGCAGGGGGAGAAAGATTGCAGTGGTCTTGGAACTCCAAAAAACATTAGTAGTTTGAGCCAAGATGGAGAGACCACAGGACTTGCAAAAGATGAATATAATGACAAATCTACTGAAATAATGGCCAAAATTACTTCACCTTCTAAGTTCACTCAGTCAGGAAAGAAAGCGACGAATCATTCGTTGACACCAGTAGATTCCGCAGATGCTGCGCTAGTAGCTTCCACTTTTAATTCCTCGCCAAAGGATATTGCACGTGAAATCAGCAAAGATAAGAGAGATACTGATACACTTTATAAGCTTGTTTCTCCTCTAGTGAATAGGTTAACTGAGAAGTTGTCATCACCAACGGGGCATAAAGATAGTCTGTTTGGCAGTTTAAAGCTTCACAATGAGGATAATATTGCCATTATTTCTAGACAAGAGTGCAACTCGGTAGAAACCGTTCCTAGCAGTAACAATTTAACTGCAAAAGCTGAAAACAGAACACCACCAAGTGCACCGCTTGTTGACTGTTTAATAAACACTTCTGCAGTAAAAGTGGTGGATGAAAGAGAAAGTAATGGATTTGATTTGCAGAATACTTTCTCAACCTCAATGAACTTCCCTGAGGGGCCTATCAGGAAGTTGCAGTCAGGAGGCCCAGGGAAAAATGCCCAGACTGCAGTTGAAAGAACCCAGTCCAGTGAACACTTTGTTGAGGAACAGATGAAAGCTTCTGTTTATGCTTCCCCAGATGCACATGCAAGGAAAAATGAGAGGTCACCTCAAAAG AGTCCCTTTAGAAAGAAGCAAACTCGGAGTCCCACTTCAAAAGATCCAAGCCTAAGCCCCTGCAAGAAAGAAATGCATAATGCATTACATGGTGACAATATGCAACTCTCTGTTGCAAAAGATGTGGTATCTCTTAACTGCAGTCCAAATGTACACAGGATTGATGACTGTCTTCGAAGATCTAATCCAAGTCCTGTCCAAGACATCCAGAAcatttcaaaaagaaaaaggacTAGTGAAGAAGTAGCTTGTGTAGATGTGCAACATTCAGATAATAATATCCAAATGCAGCATGGTCTGAAATTTTGTAAAGTTGGAGAGAAAAATATGGACCACACATCAGAATATTCTTATGGAAGTAACATAGAAAATGAAAGGATTGAAGGTGTCAAGATATTGATGAATCAGGCTGAT ATTTCTCTCAAACTATCAGCAGATACAAATCAGCTACTGTCTCCATGTTTCgataaactaaatataaaaatg ATAAACATGTTGGAAGATAAATTGCTTCATCAGCAGAAGGTTAATATATTAGAGTTGCTTTGTTCTGAAATCCAATCCCAGCTTTGCTCA GCATACAATGAATCCTGCAATATTCTACATAAAAG GGTAGCTGAAACAAGACAATTGCTCTATAGAATAGTATATGGAAAGGCTAAAATGCAGTTGATGCATGTTAAGCGTGAAAGAATGCTG AAACAGGTAGAGTTACTAAGAACCGGAGTTCAGGAGTCTCAAATGTTGAAGTTAAATTGTGCCAAACATCATTCTGTTTCTGCTGAAAAGGACACTAAACTTGGCGATAATTCATGTTCAGTTACATTCCTGGACAACCTTGAG GGAGCCGGTGGTAAAGTTATCACGATGAAGCGTGAAGTTGAAGCtctggaaaagaaaataaaaaatttaaccaaGTCTTTTCACATTTACTGCAAGATAAAAGGAGAACAGAGTTCTTCTGGCACTATTGAATTGGTCAACGATCATCTAAAGAAGAGAACTTGTTGCAGATTTATACGCCAGGATATTCAA TTGTGGGAGGTTGGTGATTTGCAGAACAGGAATGGCCATCACAATATTGTTCTCAACTACCATGGGTTTATCAGTCAGAG TCTCACGTTAAATACTGGTCGAGGTTCAAGCATTTTTGTTGCAAACAAATTGAATGATATGAACATCAGTAAG AACTTCCCAAACATGGATGCTTGCTTTGCGTTTTGTTTTGTCTTTAACCATGAACCAACAAAGAAGTATGTTGGCCCCAAAAGTTTGGCACAGGAAACACAA AGAACCTGTTCACTTTTAAGAAATTTGCTTGATGTGGTTGAGGAAGTACAGATAGCACAATTAGAGATTAGAAATATGACACTAAATAGCTTTAATTCTCCATCAG CTAAGCAGCTGGATTTGCAGTTTGCTTTCATTGATTTTGACAGTGGTGTAAAGGTGACAATGACTCTTGACATGACTTGTTTGAACTG TGGAGTTTATCCTTCAGATATCCTACCTTATCAGTTACAGACTTCTGCCACTGGGACCGAAAATCTAGCACTCTCAGCTGAAATTAAAGCAGCAGTTGGGAACCTTAGATCTGGATATTCGAGGATTATAAGGATCTGTAGGTGTGTTTCCCAGGTGATTCAATCTTCAGGCAGGTGA
- the LOC108474050 gene encoding zinc finger protein CONSTANS-LIKE 9-like, with protein sequence MGYICDFCGDQPSLVYCRSDAACLCLSCDRNVHSANALSKRHSRTLLCERCNSQPAFVRCAEEKVSLCQNCDWMGHDASTSNSTHKRQTINSYSGCPSSGELSSIWSFFSQPDSAGESACEQELGLMSISENIENTSWDPTVNTISHNIAVVVEVNDDCNVDKGSGWTRTSIPEHRPAPQLLDQAAGSTYTSLPKFCPQTKYPGLSEDDLYDDFNIDEVDLNLENYEELFGVTLNHSEELLENGGIDSLFGTKDMSAADSTCQGAVAAEGSSIGLVNAIQPACSNAASADSVMSNKTDSILYFTTKHAHSSLSFSGLTGESSAGDYQDCGASSMLLMGEPPWCPPCTESSIPSATRSDAVMRYKEKKKTRKFEKRVRYASRKARADVRKRVKGRFVKAGDAYDYDPLNQSRSC encoded by the exons ATGGGTTACATTTGTGATTTCTGTGGTGATCAACCTTCGCTGGTATATTGCCGGTCTGATGCTGCTTGTTTATGTTTGTCATGCGATCGAAATGTCCATTCTGCTAATGCTCTGTCAAAACGCCATTCGAGAACATTGTTATGTGAAAGATGCAATTCACAGCCTGCTTTTGTTAGATGTGCTGAAGAAAAGGTTTCCCTCTGTCAAAACTGTGATTGGATGGGTCATGATGCCTCTACCTCGAATTCAACACATAAGAGGCAAACAATTAATAGTTATTCCGGTTGCCCATCATCTGGGGAACTTTCTTCCATATGGTCATTTTTTTCACAACCAGATTCTGCAGGCGAATCTGCTTGTGAGCAGGAATTAGGTTTGATGAGCATCTCTGAGAACATAGAGAATACTTCCTGGGACCCTACAGTAAACACCATTAGCCACAACATTGCTGTTGTTGTTGAGGTTAATGATGACTGCAATGTGGATAAGGGAAGTGGCTGGACCAGAACTTCGATTCCTGAACACAGACCTGCACCACAACTTCTGGATCAGGCAGCCGGATCAACATATACATCACTGCCCAAG TTTTGTCCTCAAACAAAGTATCCTGGACTTTCTGAGGATGATCTGTACGATGACTTCAACATAGATGAAGTTGATTTGAACCTTGAAAACTATGAAGAACTCTTTGGGGTAACTCTCAATCATTCGGAAGAACTTTTAGAGAACGGTGGAATTGATAGCTTATTTGGGACAAAAGACATGTCTGCTGCTGATTCCACCTGTCAGGGTGCAGTGGCTGCTGAG GGCTCATCCATTGGACTGGTCAATGCAATCCAGCCAGCATGCAGCAATGCGGCATCAGCTGATTCTGTGATGAGCAATAAAACGGATTCAATTCTGTATTTTACGACAAAGCATGCACATTCAAGCCTCTCGTTTTCTGGCCTTACTGGAGAGAGTAGCGCTGGTGATTATCAAGATTGTGGGGCTTCATCAATGCTCCTCATGGGAGAGCCTCCCTGGTGTCCTCCATGTACTGAGAGCTCGATCCCATCAGCAACTCGAAGTGATGCTGTCATGCGTTACAAGGAAAAGAAGAAGACACGGAA GTTTGAAAAGCGAGTGAGATATGCCTCGCGCAAAGCAAGGGCTGATGTGAGAAAGCGAGTGAAGGGACGCTTTGTCAAAGCTGGTGATGCCTATGATTATGATCCGTTGAATCAAAGCAGAAGCTGCTGA